One window of the Triticum dicoccoides isolate Atlit2015 ecotype Zavitan chromosome 3B, WEW_v2.0, whole genome shotgun sequence genome contains the following:
- the LOC119282441 gene encoding F-box protein FBW2-like, translating to MEECSEDRCWEDQARDALGIIFCKRSLQEILSVVPGVCKPWSRVVSGADCWQDIDIQEWSQQKEPDKIIRMVHMLLSRSAGSCHRLSVSRLPNDSLFAFIADHAQSLKTLEIPRSEISDSIVETAAQRLTKVTFLDVSSCTKIGARALEAFGKNCKSLIRLRRVMHPMDVAGKGCHNDEARAIAYNMPKLCHLEIGYMLIETTAVLEITSRCEDLKFLDLRGCWDVGDKILQEKYPGLKILGPHVDDFYENNFWDECSDDDSIDSWEEFVDNEYFALGGDDEAIWDDDHALE from the exons ATGGAAGAGTGCAGTGAGGACAGATGTTGGGAGGACCAAGCACGAGATGCCCTAGGCATCATCTTTTGCAAACGGTCCCTTCAGGAGATCCTCTCTGTAGTTCCGGGTGTTTGCAAACCCTGGAGCCGGGTGGTTTCAGGGGCCGACTGCTGGCAGGACATCGACATTCAGGAGTGGAGCCAGCAGAAAGAGCCTGACAAGATCATCAGGATGGTCCATATGCTCCTCTCTCGCAGCGCTGGCTCGTGCCACCGCCTTAGTGTGTCCAGGCTTCCCAACGACTCATTGTTCGCCTTCATCGCGGACCA TGCGCAATCTCTCAAGACTTTGGAGATTCCAAGGAGCGAAATTAGCGACTCTATAGTGGAAACTGCTGCACAAAGACTGACTAAAGTTACATTCCTGGATGTAAGCAGCTGCACTAAGATTGGCGCTCGTGCTCTGGAGGCATTCGGTAAGAATTGCAAATCCCTCATCAGACTTCGCCGAGTCATGCACCCAATGGATGTCGCAGGGAAGGGGTGCCATAATGACGAGGCCCGTGCTATTGCCTACAACATGCCAAAGCTCTGCCACCTCGAGATAGGGTACATGCTTATCGAGACAACGGCTGTCCTCGAGATCACCTCCCGGTGCGAAGACCTCAAATTCTTAGATCTGCGTGGCTGTTGGGATGTTGGTGATAAGATTTTGCAAGAGAAGTATCCTGGGCTGAAAATCCTCGGCCCCCACGTGGACGACTTCTATGAGAACAACTTCTGGGATGAGTGCTCGGATGATGACTCCATCGACTCATGGGAAGAGTTCGTGGACAATGAGTACTTCGCCCTCGGGGGTGATGACGAGGCCATATGGGACGACGATCACGCTCTTGAGTGA